A section of the Naumovozyma dairenensis CBS 421 chromosome 5, complete genome genome encodes:
- the RPP1A gene encoding ribosomal protein P1 (similar to Saccharomyces cerevisiae RPP1A (YDL081C); ancestral locus Anc_2.388) — protein MSTESALSYAALILADAEVEITSEKLITLTEAANVPVEGIWADIFAKALLNQNLKELMVSFSAGAAAPAGAAGSSATAGAAGEAAEEKEEEEAKEESDDDMGFGLFD, from the coding sequence ATGTCTACTGAATCTGCTTTGTCTTACGCTGCCTTGATTTTGGCTGATGCTGAAGTTGAAATCACTTCTGAAAAGTTAATCACTTTGACTGAAGCTGCTAACGTTCCAGTTGAAGGTATCTGGGCTGACATTTTTGCCAAGGCTTTGTTGAACCAAAACTTGAAGGAATTGATGGTCAGCTTCTCTGCTGGTGCTGCTGCTCCAGCTGGTGCTGCTGGTTCTTCTGCTACTGCCGGTGCCGCTGGTGAAGCTGctgaagaaaaggaagaagaagaagctaaGGAAGAATCCGATGATGACATGGGTTTCGGTTTGTTCGATTAA
- the RPL13A gene encoding 60S ribosomal protein eL13 (similar to Saccharomyces cerevisiae RPL13A (YDL082W) and RPL13B (YMR142C); ancestral locus Anc_2.387) — MAISKNLPILKNHFRKHWQERVKVHFDQAGKKVSRRNARAAKAAKIAPRPLDLLRPVVRAPTVRYNRKVRAGRGFSLAEVKAAGLTAAYARTIGIAVDHRRQNTNQEIFELNVQRLKEYQSKIIVFPRNGKAPEVEQVLSAAATFPIAQPTTDVETRAVEDNGESAFRTLRLARSEKKYRGIREKRAKDKAEAEAEKKK; from the exons ATGG CTATCTCTAAGAATTTaccaattttaaaaaacCATTTCAGAAAGCACTGGCAAGAACGTGTCAAGGTCCATTTTGACCAAGCCGGTAAGAAAGTTTCTAGACGTAATGCTAGAGCTGCCAAGGCTGCCAAGATTGCTCCAAGACCATTAGACTTATTGAGACCTGTTGTCAGAGCTCCAACTGTCAGATACAACAGAAAGGTTAGAGCCGGTAGAGGTTTCAGTTTAGCTGAAGTTAAGGCTGCTGGCTTAACCGCTGCTTACGCCAGAACCATTGGTATTGCTGTTGACCACAGACGTCAAAACACTAACCAAGAAATCTTTGAATTGAACGTTCAAAGATTGAAGGAATACCAATCCAAGATCATTGTTTTCCCAAGAAACGGTAAGGCTCCAGAAGTTGAACAAGTTTTATCTGCTGCTGCCACTTTCCCAATTGCTCAACCAACTACTGATGTTGAAACCAGAGCTGTTGAAGATAACGGTGAATCTGCCTTCAGAACTTTGAGATTAGCCAGAtctgaaaagaaatacagAGGTATTAGAGAAAAGAGAGCCAAGGATAAGGCTGAAGCTGAAGctgaaaagaagaaatag
- the RPS16B gene encoding 40S ribosomal protein uS9 (similar to Saccharomyces cerevisiae RPS16B (YDL083C) and RPS16A (YMR143W); ancestral locus Anc_2.386), which translates to MSTVPSVQTFGKKKSATAVAHVKAGKGLIKVNGSPITLVEPEILRFKVYEPLLLVGLDKFSNIDIRVRVTGGGHVSQVYAIRQAIAKGLVSYHQKFVDEQSKNELKKAFTSYDRTLLIADARRPEPKKFGGKGARSRFQKSYR; encoded by the exons ATGTCTACCGTCCCAAGTGTCCAA ACTTTTGGTAAGAAGAAGTCTGCTACTGCCGTTGCCCACGTTAAGGCCGGTAAGGGTTTGATCAAGGTTAACGGTTCCCCAATTACTTTGGTTGAACCAGAAATCTTAAGATTCAAGGTTTACGAACCGCTATTATTAGTTGGTTTGGACAAATTCTCCAACATTGACATTAGAGTTAGAGTCACTGGTGGTGGTCACGTCTCTCAAGTTTACGCTATTAGACAAGCCATTGCTAAGGGTTTAGTTTCCTACCATCAAAAGTTCGTTGACGAACAATCCAAgaatgaattgaagaaggCTTTCACTTCTTACGACAGAACCTTGTTGATTGCTGATGCTAGAAGACCTGAACCAAAGAAATTCGGTGGTAAGGGTGCTCGTTCTAGATTCCAAAAATCTTACCGttaa
- the AFB1 gene encoding Afb1p (similar to Saccharomyces cerevisiae YLR040C; ancestral locus Anc_2.398): MQTIHDLFQIITIWTICCIGILKVQAASVTKTSTNGATNTVTSFASQTITNSAQMVSARSEAANVDMPFFMAFLDDFGSQLPQYTSYMAQNHFTLPQAIADYYYHIAFLPDTADLQADIANTFPFNQFQTFITAFPWYSSLLSHASVSTIYLPEDFIENTAINNASIIQTSSSLDAPSSSITSRKASSTISSKSITSSPSSSSFVTTSTTTTTTSSSTTRSNNAANNELKVLNPTIMLLLIGLFL; encoded by the coding sequence ATGCAAACAATTCATGAtcttttccaaatcatCACCATATGGACAATTTGTTGCATAGGTATTTTAAAAGTACAGGCTGCATCAGTAACCAAGACGTCTACTAATGGAGCCACTAATACAGTAACAAGTTTCGCATCACAAACAATTACCAACTCAGCGCAGATGGTCTCTGCACGATCAGAGGCAGCTAATGTGGATATGCCATTTTTCATGGCATTCCTAGATGATTTTGGATCTCAATTACCTCAATATACATCGTATATGGCTCAAAATCATTTCACTTTACCTCAGGCAATCGctgattattattaccatatTGCATTCCTGCCTGACACTGCAGATTTGCAAGCTGATATTGCAAATACATTTCCatttaatcaatttcagACCTTTATAACTGCATTCCCATGGTATTCCTCTCTTTTATCACATGCTTCCGTTTCTACGATCTACTTGCCAGAAGATTTTATAGAAAATACTGCAATTAATAACGCATCTATTATCCAAACTAGCTCTTCATTAGATGCCCCTTCCTCTTCTATTACATCCAGAAAAGcatcatcaacaatttcaTCGAAATCTATAACTTCCTCaccatcatcttcttcgttTGTTACAACCtctactactactactactacttcttcttccacaACTAGATCAAACAATGCTGCTAATAATGAACTCAAAGTTTTAAATCCGACCATAATGTTGTTATTGATCGGGTTATTCTTATAA
- the MRK1 gene encoding putative serine/threonine protein kinase MRK1 (similar to Saccharomyces cerevisiae MRK1 (YDL079C) and RIM11 (YMR139W); ancestral locus Anc_2.391) yields the protein MSSQDNNTNFQDTIVRKQVYYGHVQHTVNNAKNDTNDNDKNNNNDNDNNDSNNTNDNNKNPNEPITISFPTTEVIGKGSFGLVFCTTLRETNELVAIKKVLQDRRFKNRELEIMKLIQHPNVINLKYYFYEKDLDDEVYLNLILDYMPQSLYQRLRHFVHQRQSMPRLEIKFYMYQMFKALNYLHNAKNVCHRDIKPQNVLVDPNSWNLKICDFGSAKQLKPTEPNVSYICSRYYRAPELIFGATNYTNQIDIWSSGCVMAELLLGQPMFPGESGIDQLVEIIKILGTPSKQEICAMNPNYMEHQFPQIKPIPLAKVFKKEDELTVNFLIQTLKYDPLERFNALQCLCSPYFDELRYGEGRIKEITNDLKLLEFIVDEELAHLNPNELDIIKNKLAIHPI from the coding sequence atgaGCTctcaagataataatactaactTTCAAGATACAATAGTGCGCAAACAAGTTTATTATGGCCATGTACAACATACTGTAAATAATGCCAAAAATGATACTAACGACAACGacaaaaacaacaataatgataatgacaATAACGACAGCAACAATACTAATGACAATAACAAAAACCCTAATGAACCTATAACGATATCATTCCCAACTACTGAAGTCATTGGTAAAGGTTCATTTGGTTTAGTCTTTTGTACCACCTTAAGGGAAACTAATGAATTAGTTGCCATTAAAAAAGTGTTACAAGATAGAAGATTTAAAAATAGagaattagaaataatgaaactAATACAACATCCAAACgttataaatttaaaatattatttctatgaaaaggatttagatgatgaagtttatttaaatcttATATTAGATTATATGCCACAATCCTTATATCAACGATTACGTCATTTCGTTCACCAACGTCAATCTATGCCAAGATTAGAAATTAAATTCTACATGTATCAAATGTTTAAAgcattaaattatttacatAATGCTAAAAACGTTTGTCATAGAGATATCAAACCACAAAACGTTCTTGTCGATCCAAACTCTtggaatttaaaaatttgtGATTTCGGTAGTGCAAAACAATTGAAACCTACAGAACCAAACGtttcatatatttgttCAAGATATTATAGAGCTCCTGAATTGATCTTTGGTGCCACAAATTATACAAACCAAATTGATATCTGGTCAAGTGGTTGTGTGATGGCAGAGTTATTACTGGGACAACCGATGTTCCCCGGTGAAAGTGGTATCGATCAATTAGTcgaaatcattaaaattttaGGTACTCCATCAAAACAAGAGATTTGTGCCATGAATCCAAATTATATGGAACACCAATTCCCTCAGATTAAACCAATACCATTGGCAAAAGTTTTTAAAAaggaagatgaattgaCTGTTAATTTTCTAATACAAACTTTAAAATATGATCCATTAGAACGGTTTAATGCTCTACAATGTCTTTGTTCGCCatattttgatgaattgaGATATGGTGAAGGTAgaatcaaagaaatcacaaatgatttgaaacTTTTAGAATTCATCGTTGACGAAGAATTAGCTCATTTGAATCCAAATGAACTCGATATcatcaaaaataaattagcAATACATCCTATATGA
- the NDAI0E01760 gene encoding uncharacterized protein: MKLHILLLIIQVWTMVSFAQTITLGAMEGKSDSDTSGTVYIFDQNVQSNTYLLHLPSTYNSTRTATQASLSYSEDALLSQLMDASSASSIKTSTIRGKISSEFSTNTLASSSNLEENSISSSVNSKVSSPTRENIVKHTSNANSTSTNASFSSSRGDGNIVTIPIFFTSLMGLMAFIL, encoded by the coding sequence ATGAAATTACATATATTACTGCTTATAATCCAAGTTTGGACGATGGTTAGCTTCGCCCAGACGATTACTTTGGGCGCAATGGAAGGAAAATCAGACTCTGATACCTCGGGTACAGTGTACATATTCGACCAAAATGTTCAGTCAAATACTTATTTGCTTCATCTTCCTTCAACTTATAATTCTACACGTACAGCTACCCAAGCATCATTAAGTTATTCTGAAGATGCTCTTCTATCGCAACTTATGGACGCATCATCTGCCTCTTCAATAAAAACATCTACGATCAGAGGTAAGATATCTTCTGAATTCTCAACAAATACATTagcatcttcatcaaacTTAGAGGAAAATTCAATCAGTTCTTCTGTTAATTCTAAAGTATCAAGTCCTACGAGGGAGAATATAGTGAAACATACATCAAATGCAAACTCTACATCAACAAATGCCTCATTCTCATCAAGTAGAGGGGATGGTAACATAGTTACGATACCCATTTTCTTTACATCATTAATGGGACTCATGGCATTCATCCTATAG
- the THI3 gene encoding branched-chain-2-oxoacid decarboxylase THI3 (similar to Saccharomyces cerevisiae THI3 (YDL080C); ancestral locus Anc_2.390), protein MSYTNTNDIPSYITIAEYIFHRLKQLKIETIFGLPGEFNMPLIDKLYKIPQLRWAGDANELNAAYAADGYSRLKGLGVLVTTFGVGELSAINGVAGSFAEHVGLLHIVGMPPTSAQTKQLLLHHTLGNGDYNVFWRIASEVACHTVIINDTDLCFMEVDKCIEIAWKRQKPVYIGIPVNQVDIPVRSLHLNVPLTLSPDMNLNDIGNDVVQLLLQKIYKSTHPVIIVDGCIIRHGCIDEMEEFIQRTKFPVFVTPMGKGAIDENNPNFKGVFTGSISSPSVREVVDFADFLMVMGCMLAAFNTSTFHFGYKSKNRALLYSDSIKFNNATYPDVYLKPLLQSLLQNLDESQINYVPKETPKMIIPKRELPDDELLRQEWVWNEISHWFQEGDIIITETGTSAFGINQTRFPNEAQGISQALWGSVGYSLGACLGSLFAVQEFQRDHNHDFHHHTQKSEKHRVILFVGDGAFQLTMQELSTIVRWKLTPYIFILNNHGYSVDRILHHRSDASYYDIQQWDYLNLMNTFNATDADTRKIITVGDMKDMLRDPEFAVDNRIRMIEVMLPSMDVPKALVDTWKKEKEKYKRALESPYSDYVTETPNSDGSLRNKRPRIGETPESDF, encoded by the coding sequence ATGTCATACACAAACACAAATGATATCCCATCATATATCACGATAGCAGAATATATCTTTCACAGATTAAAACAACtgaaaattgaaacaatCTTTGGTCTCCCCGGTGAATTCAATATGccattaattgataaattatataagaTCCCGCAATTACGTTGGGCAGGTGATGCCAATGAATTAAACGCTGCATATGCTGCAGATGGTTATTCAAGATTGAAAGGATTAGGTGTTCTTGTAACCACTTTTGGGGTCGGGGAATTATCTGCAATTAATGGTGTAGCTGGTTCATTCGCTGAACATGTTGGATTATTACATATTGTGGGAATGCCACCAACGAGTGCTCAAACAAAGCAATTGTTGTTACATCATACTTTGGGGAATGGGGATTATAACGTGTTTTGGAGGATCGCTAGTGAAGTAGCATGCCatactgttattattaatgatacGGACCTTTGTTTCATGGAAGTGGATAAATGTATTGAAATCGCATGGAAAAGACAAAAACCTGTATATATTGGGATACCTGTAAATCAAGTGGATATCCCTGTTCGTTCATTGCATTTGAATGTACCGTTGACTTTAAGTCCAGATATGAATTTAAACGATATTGGCAACGATGTCGTTCAATTACTTTTgcaaaaaatttataaaagTACTCATCCTGTCATTATTGTTGATGGATGTATAATTAGACATGGGTGTATAGATGAAATGGAAGAATTCATACAAAGGACTAAATTCCCAGTATTCGTAACTCCGATGGGGAAAGGAGccattgatgaaaataatccTAATTTTAAAGGTGTATTCACGGGATCCATATCTTCGCCATCTGTTAGGGAAGTGGTAGATTTCGCTGATTTCCTAATGGTAATGGGATGTATGTTAGCTGCTTTCAATACATCTACTTTCCATTTTGGGTATAAATCGAAAAATCGTGCTTTATTATATTCCGATagtattaaattcaataatgcTACATACCCAGATGTGTACTTGAAACCATTATTACAAAGtttattacaaaatttagATGAATCTCAAATTAATTATGTTCCAAAAGAAACTccaaaaatgataataccGAAACGTGAATTACCCGATGATGAATTACTTCGACAAGAATGGGTTTGGAATGAAATTTCTCATTGGTTTCAAGAAGGTGACATAATAATTACTGAAACTGGTACATCTGCATTCGGGATCAATCAAACGCGATTCCCTAATGAAGCACAAGGTATATCTCAAGCATTATGGGGGTCCGTCGGGTATTCCTTAGGCGCATGTTTAGGTAGTTTATTTGCAGTTCAGGAATTTCAAAGAGACCATAACCATGATTTCCATCATCATACACAAAAGTCCGAGAAGCATAGAGTTATCTTGTTTGTAGGTGATGGGGCTTTCCAATTAACAATGCAAGAACTTTCAACAATAGTACGATGGAAATTGACACcgtatatttttatattaaataatcatGGGTATTCTGTTGACAGAATTTTACATCATAGATCTGATGCTAGTTATTATGATATTCAGCAATGGgattatttgaatcttATGAACACCTTCAATGCTACTGATGCGGATAcaagaaagattattaCCGTAGGAGATATGAAAGATATGCTAAGAGACCCAGAGTTTGCAGTAGATAATAGAATTAGAATGATAGAAGTAATGCTCCCTTCGATGGACGTGCCAAAGGCATTAGTCGATACTtggaaaaaggaaaaggagAAATATAAGAGAGCCTTAGAGAGCCCCTATTCTGATTACGTGACGGAAACTCCGAATTCTGATGGTTCTCTTCGAAATAAACGTCCTCGTATTGGTGAAACACCTGAATCTGACTTTTAA
- the SUB2 gene encoding ATP-dependent RNA helicase SUB2 (similar to Saccharomyces cerevisiae SUB2 (YDL084W); ancestral locus Anc_2.384) has protein sequence MSHEGEEDLLEYSDNEQEIQVDATNAATESTEGAAGATDASATTEGDAAATTGADKRVPTLVSIPLDSKYFLLKPELSRAIIDCGFEHPSEVQQHTIPQSIHGTDVLCQAKSGLGKTAVFVLSTLQQLDPVPGEVAVVVICNARELAYQIRNEYLRFSKYMPDVKTAVFYGGTPINKDAELLKNKDTAPHIVVATPGRLKALVRDKYIDLSHVKNFVIDECDKVLEELDMRRDVQEIFRATPRDKQVMMFSATLSQEIRPICRRFLQNPLEIFVDDEAKLTLHGLQQYYIKLEEREKNRKLAQLLDDLEFNQVIIFVKSTNRANELTKLLNASNFPAITVHGHMKQEERIARYKAFKDFEKRICVSTDVFGRGIDIERINLAINYDLTSEPDQYLHRVGRAGRFGTKGLAISFVASKEEEEVLAKIQERFDVKIAEFPEEGIDPSTYLNN, from the coding sequence ATGTCTCACGAAGGTGAAGAAGATCTATTAGAATACTCTGATAACgaacaagaaattcaaGTCGATGCTACCAATGCAGCTACTGAATCTACTGAAGGTGCTGCCGGTGCCACCGATGCTTCCGCTACCACTGAAGGTGACGCTGCTGCCACGACTGGCGCCGATAAAAGGGTTCCTACGTTGGTATCCATTCCACTGGATTCAAAGTATTTCTTATTAAAACCAGAATTATCAAGAGCCATTATCGATTGTGGGTTCGAACATCCATCTGAAGTTCAACAACATACTATCCCACAATCTATTCACGGTACAGATGTCTTATGTCAAGCTAAATCTGGTTTAGGTAAGACCGCTGTCTTCGTATTATCTACTTTACAACAATTAGACCCTGTCCCAGGTGAagttgctgttgttgtcATTTGTAACGCAAGAGAATTGGCTTACCAAATTCGTAACGAATATCTAAGATTCTCTAAATATATGCCAGATGTTAAGACCGCTGTCTTCTATGGTGGTACTCcaattaataaagatgctgaactattaaaaaataaagatacaGCTCCACATATTGTGGTTGCCACTCCAGGTCGTTTAAAGGCTTTAGTTAGAGacaaatatattgatttatcACACGTAAAGAACTTCGTCATTGACGAATGTGATAAAGTTCTGGAAGAATTAGATATGAGAAGAGATGTTCAAGAAATCTTTAGAGCTACTCCAAGAGATAAACAAGTAATGATGTTTTCAGCCACGTTATCTCAAGAAATTAGACCAATCTGTAGACGTTTCTTACAAAATCCATTAGAAATCTTCGTGGATGATGAAGCTAAGTTGACATTACATGGTTTACAACAATACTATATCAAATTGGAAGAACGTGAAAAGAACCGTAAATTAGCacaattattagatgatttagaatttAATCAAGTTATCATTTTCGTTAAATCTACAAATAGAGCAAATGAATTAACTAAGTTATTAAATGCATCTAACTTCCCTGCTATTACGGTACACGGTCATATGAAACAAGAAGAACGTATTGCTCGTTATAAAGCTTTCAAAGATTTCGAAAAGCGTATTTGTGTTTCTACTGATGTTTTCGGTAGAGGGATCGATATTGAACGTATTAATTTAGCTATTAACTACGATTTAACTAGTGAGCCAGATCAATATCTACATCGTGTTGGTAGAGCTGGTAGATTCGGTACTAAAGGTTTAGCCATTTCTTTCGTTGCTtcaaaggaagaagaagaagtgCTAGCTAAGATCCAAGAACGTTTCGATGTCAAGATTGCTGAATTCCCAGAAGAAGGTATTGATCCATCAACTTATTTGAACAATTAA
- the NDAI0E01740 gene encoding uncharacterized protein (similar to Saccharomyces cerevisiae YMR144W; ancestral locus Anc_2.385) produces the protein MTGLQTNEACSTVGTFTEVIISGTDDTKQLHDTPVNVKGSISHHAQAKPGIENQVLSADEASATIVHLNKQLGRLQQLLNQKKLRNMLLENNAKSLKSNNEVERKLHKEQFDQMKYQSYLEKEKLLRNLRLKDMKIRKYKKRIISKNKEINRLTKILNDNSVKDNLRNLSPSVDRKESISSNSEIYSSQYTGSTPTNKLRTLGVLATRVLNEESEGCSDAHTILEESDPSPVDPNATELE, from the coding sequence ATGACAGGCCTTCAAACTAATGAAGCATGTAGTACTGTCGGAACGTTTACAGAAGTAATAATATCGGGCACAGATGATACCAAACAATTACACGATACGCCAGTAAATGTGAAGGGCAGCATATCCCATCATGCACAAGCAAAACCAGGTATTGAAAACCAGGTATTATCTGCGGATGAAGCCTCTGCTACTATAGTTCACTTAAATAAGCAATTAGGGAGATTGCAGCAATTGCTCAATCAGAAGAAGCTAAGGAATATgcttttggaaaataatgcGAAATCGTTGAAATCAAACAACGAAGTTGAAAGAAAGTTACATAAAGAACAATTCGatcaaatgaaatatcAATCTTACCTAGAGAAGGAGAAACTGTTACGAAACTTGAGATTAAAAGATATGAAAATACgaaaatataagaaaagGATCATAAGTAAGaacaaagaaattaatCGACTAACAAAAATTCTGAACGATAATTCCGTAAAAGATAATTTACGAAACCTGTCGCCGTCTGTTGACCGTAAGGAATCTATATCGTCTAATTCCGAAATTTATTCAAGTCAATATACAGGCAGTACACCGACGAACAAATTGAGAACGCTTGGTGTCTTAGCCACAAGGGTACTTAATGAGGAATCAGAAGGATGTTCAGATGCACATACTATATTAGAAGAATCAGATCCTTCACCAGTTGATCCAAATGCAACAGAACTAGAATAA